Proteins encoded within one genomic window of Equus przewalskii isolate Varuska chromosome 3, EquPr2, whole genome shotgun sequence:
- the CXCL13 gene encoding C-X-C motif chemokine 13 has protein sequence MRFIPGSLLLTLLLCSLSPVHGVLEAYNTNLKCKCIQHTSFFFPIRHIDRVQIVSPGNGCPNMEVIIWLKNKSVVCLNPKAKSTKKLMNVLWRKTFPSTPPTPVSKSMTT, from the exons ATGAGGTTCATCCCAGGATCTCTGCTTCTCACACTGCTGCTCTGCAGCCTCTCTCCAGTCCATG GTGTTCTGGAGGCCTATAATACAAACTTAAAGTGTAAATGCATCCAACACACCTCATTCTTCTTCCCCATCCGCCACATTGACCGGGTTCAAATTGTTTCCCCTGGGAACGGGTGCCCAAACATGGAAGTCAT AATTTGGTTGAAGAATAAGTCCGTTGTGTGCTTGAACCCTAAAGccaaatcaacaaaaaaattaatgaatgtatTATGGAG AAAAACTTTTCCTTCAACTCCACCAACTCCAGTATCTAAGAGTATGACTACCTGA